The following are encoded together in the Euwallacea fornicatus isolate EFF26 chromosome 29, ASM4011564v1, whole genome shotgun sequence genome:
- the LOC136347520 gene encoding uncharacterized protein isoform X1 — protein MVKLVIFSVLQKCQIINFQCLFLSVCAYSSASYQLSTQNTDNVPSNTKDNPIATILFQSLMNLISDQLQAFKLKLRVVRFMASLYTNENLLLARDLIVYGIKLANLTLHVLPQSVEDPGYSWILPLIQIFNGSQETGGSVLDLSESGNEAEAQSEASSEYSTATNPPTFYNAPVKREPRNVVKGKLLVNESEPHVLKDKASNLHEDVLLQHRERLLALEKLINSRRK, from the exons ATGGTCAAATTAGTGATCTTT TCAGTGCTACAGAAAtgtcaaataataaatttccagtGCCTGTTTTTGAGTGTGTGCGCCTACTCCTCGGCCTCTTACCAATTAAGCACTCAAAACACCGATAATGTTCCCAGCAACACTAAAGACAACCCAATAGCGACCATCTTATTCCAAAGCCTTATGAACTTAATTTCTGACCAATTACAAGCTTTCAAGTTGAAGCTCAGAGTAGTCAGGTTTATGGCCTCCCTGTACACCAACGAAAATCTGCTTTTGGCCAGAGATTTAATTGTGTACGGAATTAAACTGGCTAACCTTACCCTTCACGTGCTACCACAATCAGTTGAGGATCCCGGCTACTCCTGGATTTTGCCTCTAATCCAGATCTTTAATGGTTCCCAAGAAACCGGAG GTAGTGTCCTCGACCTTTCTGAGAGTGGTAACGAAGCTGAGGCTCAATCGGAAGCCTCATCGGAATACTCGACTGCTACGAATCCTCCTACTTTTTACAACGCCCCGGTAAAACGAGAACCGAGGAACGTTGTTAAAGGGAAACTGCTCGTGAACGAGTCTGAGCCTCATGTGCTTAAAGATAAGGCTTCAAATTTACATGAGGACGTACTACTCCAACACCGAGAGAGACTGCTGGCGTTGGAGAAACTAATTAACTCAAGAAGGAAGTAA
- the LOC136347520 gene encoding uncharacterized protein isoform X2, which produces MVKLVIFCLFLSVCAYSSASYQLSTQNTDNVPSNTKDNPIATILFQSLMNLISDQLQAFKLKLRVVRFMASLYTNENLLLARDLIVYGIKLANLTLHVLPQSVEDPGYSWILPLIQIFNGSQETGGSVLDLSESGNEAEAQSEASSEYSTATNPPTFYNAPVKREPRNVVKGKLLVNESEPHVLKDKASNLHEDVLLQHRERLLALEKLINSRRK; this is translated from the exons ATGGTCAAATTAGTGATCTTT tGCCTGTTTTTGAGTGTGTGCGCCTACTCCTCGGCCTCTTACCAATTAAGCACTCAAAACACCGATAATGTTCCCAGCAACACTAAAGACAACCCAATAGCGACCATCTTATTCCAAAGCCTTATGAACTTAATTTCTGACCAATTACAAGCTTTCAAGTTGAAGCTCAGAGTAGTCAGGTTTATGGCCTCCCTGTACACCAACGAAAATCTGCTTTTGGCCAGAGATTTAATTGTGTACGGAATTAAACTGGCTAACCTTACCCTTCACGTGCTACCACAATCAGTTGAGGATCCCGGCTACTCCTGGATTTTGCCTCTAATCCAGATCTTTAATGGTTCCCAAGAAACCGGAG GTAGTGTCCTCGACCTTTCTGAGAGTGGTAACGAAGCTGAGGCTCAATCGGAAGCCTCATCGGAATACTCGACTGCTACGAATCCTCCTACTTTTTACAACGCCCCGGTAAAACGAGAACCGAGGAACGTTGTTAAAGGGAAACTGCTCGTGAACGAGTCTGAGCCTCATGTGCTTAAAGATAAGGCTTCAAATTTACATGAGGACGTACTACTCCAACACCGAGAGAGACTGCTGGCGTTGGAGAAACTAATTAACTCAAGAAGGAAGTAA
- the LOC136347663 gene encoding rac GTPase-activating protein 1-like produces the protein MSDTPFKIPLSHCLKRSNDGSEKSDSEGSTISEGLYSSGSYNDLTIVAMYDDLLRLMAGRRDTRIEGMLEQFAREYKQLFARYSEVLKECQRLQTLVDLKVQECSEAERRMNTARHILDEEKKKCLKVTKENEELHDQLSQVRELLFKDNRVKIGDDAKEKLSFLNRNHVHDNNVYNVKNLSCIHEAVNSTGSMLSDFSVSRSEDDLDISRHGKRDWKKHRPSVEGEVDPPQKKMRSTNKVIEIGAVDTVRTTTTLTIHKKGPITASSVIESVPNDHNGNGVQSDMGPSSDDGIGSTAPSVPPHSHLVFESWAKNGSPLKSKGTSNLRPDLRQHSLQQKTIVMPDSCICCEKRLRFGKSAMKCKECRSVCHFECKDQLALPCVPVVNTPTNKYAMGLISDYTPTLSPMVPALIIHCTNEIELRGLSELGLYRISASEKEVKLLKERFLRGRGSPSLTQIDIHVICGCVKEFLRSLNEPLVTNALWADFTSAVEARDPQDIAPALYQCISELPQSNRDTLAYMILHLQKVAESPECKMPIENLAKVFGPTLVGYSSDNPKPDNLLNETRKLIAVAEQLMRLPSDYWASFVNVTIQKCTGRLQNVCSTSSLLKPNGRFLTPRSARSNKKRKIFDTPPSIKRYES, from the exons ATGAGCGATACaccttttaaaattccattgtCTCACTGTCTAAAAAGAAGTAATGATGGTTCAGAAAAATCAGATAGTGAGGGAAGTACAATATCGGAAGGATTAtatagttcag GTTCATATAACGACTTGACAATAGTGGCCATGtatgatgatttgttgcgatTAATGGCTGGTCGCAGAGATACTCGTATAGAAGGAATGCTTGAACAGTTTGCTAGAGAATATAAGCAGTTATTTGCCAGATACTCTGAAGTGCTTAAAGAGTGTCAAAGACTTCAAACATTGGTGGACTTGAAAGTGCAAGAATGCAGTGAAGCCGAAAGGCGTATGAACACTGCAAGACATATTTTAGATGAGgagaaaaagaaatgtttaaaagttacaaaGGAAAACGAGGAACTG CATGATCAGCTAAGTCAAGTTCGAGAGTTGCTATTCAAAGATAACCGCGTTAAAATAGGGGACGATGCCaaggaaaaattatcattCCTTAACAGGAACCATGTCCATGACAATAATGTGTATaacgtaaaaaatttaagttgcaTTCACGAGGCTGTTAATTCTACAG ggtCGATGTTGTCAGATTTTAGTGTTTCCCGTTCCGAAGATGATTTAGATATTTCACGTCATGGTAAAAGAGACTGGAAAAAACATCGGCCAAGTGTTGAAGGTGAAGTGGATCCTCCTCAGAAAAAGATGCGTTCAACAAATAAAGTAATTGAG ATTGGCGCTGTTGACACTGTCAGAACAACTACAACGTTGACTATACATAAGAAGGGCCCAATTACTGCCAGTTCTGTGATTGAGTCTGTTCCTAATGACCATAATGGAAATGGTGTCCAATCTGATATGGGCCCATCAAGT GATGATGGAATTGGATCCACAGCACCAAGTGTACCACCGCACTCTCATCTGGTCTTTGAGTCATGGGCAAAGAATGGAAGTCCATTAAAATCCAAAGGAACAAGCAATTTAAGACCGGACTTACGTCAACACTCTTTGCAGCAGAAAACTATTGTTATGCCAGATTCTTGTATATGCTGTGAAAAGAGACTAAG ATTCGGTAAATCTGCCATGAAATGCAAGGAATGTAGATCAGTTTGCCACTTTGAATGTAAGGATCAATTAGCCTTGCCGTGTGTTCCTGTAGTTAACACACCCACAAATAAATATGCCATG GGTCTGATTAGTGATTATACACCAACACTTTCACCCATGGTTCCAGCATTGATTATTCACTGCACCAACGAAATTGAACTGCGAGGTTTGAGTGAATTAGGATTATACAGGATTTCAGCTTCTGAAAAAGAAGTAAAGCTATTAAAG GAGCGGTTCCTGAGAGGTCGCGGATCTCCCTCTCTCACTCAAATCGATATCCACGTGATCTGCGGTTGTGTCAAAGAATTCTTACGGTCGTTAAATGAACCGCTTGTTACTAACGCGTTGTGGGCTGATTTTACGAGCGCTGTGGAAGCGAGAGATCCTCAGGATATTGCTCCAGCCTTGTATCAATGTATTTCTGAGTTGCCACAGTCAAATCGAGATACGTTGGCATACATGATacttcatttgcagaa GGTGGCCGAATCTCCAGAATGCAAGATGCCTATTGAGAATTTAGCGAAAGTTTTCGGGCCAACATTAGTGGGATATTCTTCCGATAACCCGAAACCAGACAATTTATTGAACGAAACCAGGAAACTAATTGCA GTGGCAGAGCAACTCATGCGATTGCCCTCCGATTATTGGGCCTCGTTCGTGAATGTTACCATTCAAAAGTGTACAGGAAgattgcaaaatgtttgcAGCACAAGTTCCTTGTTAAAACCAAATGGACGATTCCTTACTCCAAGGAGCGcaag atccAATAAGAAGCGAAAGATCTTTGATACACCCCCCAGCATCAAGAGATATGAAAGCTAA